GCTTCCGTACGCCCTCCTCGTCGGCATCGTGGCGATCGGGCTGGGGACGCTGCCGGCCGGGTTCGGCGCGCCGTGGTGGATCTGCCTGCCCCTCGGTGCCGCCGTCCTCCTCGCCGTCCTTCGCTTCGTCGGCCAGCCGGTCGAGGGTGAGCCGGAGGCGGCGTGAGCTTCGACGTCCTGTACCTCGACAACCACCTCCTCGTCGTCGCGAAGCCGGCGGGGATGCTCGTGCAGGAGGACGCGACCGGCGACACCGATCTGCTGACGCTCGGCAAGGCATTTCTGAAGGATAAGTTCGACAAGCCGGGCAACGTCTTCCTCGGCCTCGTCCACCGGCTCGACCGCCCCGTGTCGGGCGTCCTTGTGCTCGCGCGCACGTCGAAGGCGGCGTCGCGGCTGAGCGATCAGTTCCGCCGCCGCGCGCCCGACAAGCGCTACCTCGCCCTCGTCGAAGGCCGGCTCGCGGGGCAGGGCACGCGGGAGGACTGGCTCGCCAAGATCGACCGGAGCGTCCGCGTCGTGAAGCCCGGGCACCCGGAGGGCAAGCGGGCGGAGCTGCGCTGGCGCTCGATCGCCACGGAGAAAACCAAAAACGGCTCCGTTAGCC
This genomic stretch from Rhodothermales bacterium harbors:
- a CDS encoding RNA pseudouridine synthase; translation: MSFDVLYLDNHLLVVAKPAGMLVQEDATGDTDLLTLGKAFLKDKFDKPGNVFLGLVHRLDRPVSGVLVLARTSKAASRLSDQFRRRAPDKRYLALVEGRLAGQGTREDWLAKIDRSVRVVKPGHPEGKRAELRWRSIATEKTKNGSVSLVEVELVTGRAHQIRVQLAALGHPILGDLRYGAEREFDGRNLALHSYRLEIEHPTKREPMAFSVLPPATWRGYFDGLVRDAVAAP